From Salinirubrum litoreum, one genomic window encodes:
- a CDS encoding ABC transporter substrate-binding protein — MEIRPDMARNITEIDISKRQFLAMTGTLTGASLAGCAGGDPSSSGGGDTGGSDSTSDDTASSGGDPVRLNVAIASEPWNFDPALWADTGSSAIGSLIYDEIIELTPETELAPGLVEEVPTPTDDGNFEYTLREGIEFHNGDPVTVEDFKYSVDWILNPDNNSPIRRRIPNVASTEIVGDRTLRFNMETTFTTLNWWLTRGIEGIVPEGSRGSAKEREGPTGIETALTTDPSGYGTGPFQFVEWNSGQNLLLEKNENYWKEGIPNVDEINFQFIPEDSTRLANLRSSSTDLTSAIPAKDFQSLKDAPGIEATSKPGNSTQVIYMNLMEAEGNPMSNVNNRRAVQWAVDAEEILDEIFYGLGEVQAGPWYKDSEWTSPKLKEMEMYDPDKARRELEKAGNPDGFEFRLLTTQGGHFKDEAVVIQNQLSKVGIDMEIVVLEKSALFDQVYGTTDWHAALESWTNAVPVVTYWLSAGFVPNNRNHNNWHHQTDDLEDPFEPSGPPAPSDAEGDFSNGHDWYVQTLQKAQQTADEQEQKELVYRLEEYLVENAIQVDLAYTSKLAAWDESVSGYGLGSFASEMRSVSKDA; from the coding sequence ATGGAGATACGCCCAGACATGGCCAGAAACATCACCGAAATCGACATCAGCAAGCGTCAATTCCTCGCGATGACTGGCACCCTCACGGGTGCCTCCCTGGCAGGGTGTGCCGGGGGCGACCCCAGTTCGTCGGGCGGCGGCGACACGGGAGGAAGCGACAGCACGAGCGACGACACTGCCAGTTCCGGCGGGGACCCGGTCCGACTCAACGTCGCGATCGCCTCCGAACCGTGGAACTTCGATCCCGCACTGTGGGCAGACACGGGATCGAGTGCGATCGGGAGTCTGATCTACGACGAGATCATCGAACTGACGCCCGAGACCGAACTCGCACCGGGACTGGTCGAAGAGGTCCCGACGCCGACGGACGACGGCAACTTCGAGTACACGCTCCGCGAAGGGATCGAGTTCCACAACGGCGACCCCGTGACCGTCGAGGACTTCAAGTACTCCGTCGACTGGATTCTGAACCCCGACAACAACTCTCCAATCCGCCGACGGATCCCGAACGTCGCGAGCACCGAGATCGTCGGTGACCGGACGCTCCGGTTCAACATGGAGACCACCTTCACCACGCTGAACTGGTGGCTCACACGTGGGATCGAGGGGATCGTCCCCGAGGGCTCTCGCGGCTCGGCGAAAGAACGTGAGGGCCCGACCGGGATCGAGACGGCGCTGACGACGGACCCGAGCGGCTACGGCACCGGGCCGTTCCAGTTCGTCGAGTGGAACAGCGGGCAGAACCTCCTCTTAGAGAAGAACGAGAACTACTGGAAAGAGGGCATCCCGAACGTCGACGAGATCAACTTCCAGTTCATTCCGGAGGATTCCACCCGACTGGCGAACCTGCGGTCGTCGTCGACGGATCTGACCAGTGCGATCCCCGCGAAGGACTTCCAGTCGCTCAAAGATGCACCGGGCATCGAGGCGACGAGCAAACCGGGGAACAGCACTCAGGTGATCTACATGAACCTCATGGAGGCCGAGGGGAACCCCATGTCGAACGTGAACAACCGCCGGGCAGTCCAGTGGGCGGTCGACGCCGAGGAGATCCTCGACGAGATCTTCTACGGACTCGGCGAAGTGCAGGCAGGGCCGTGGTACAAGGACAGCGAGTGGACCTCGCCCAAACTGAAAGAGATGGAGATGTACGACCCAGACAAGGCCCGGCGAGAACTCGAGAAGGCGGGCAACCCGGACGGGTTCGAGTTCAGACTCCTCACGACGCAGGGCGGGCACTTCAAAGACGAGGCGGTCGTCATCCAGAACCAGCTCTCGAAGGTCGGCATCGACATGGAGATCGTCGTCCTCGAGAAGTCGGCACTCTTCGATCAGGTCTACGGCACCACGGACTGGCACGCCGCACTCGAGAGTTGGACGAACGCCGTCCCGGTCGTCACCTACTGGCTCAGTGCCGGGTTCGTCCCCAACAACAGGAACCACAACAACTGGCACCACCAGACCGACGACCTCGAAGACCCCTTCGAGCCGAGCGGACCGCCGGCCCCGTCGGACGCGGAGGGTGACTTCTCCAACGGGCACGACTGGTACGTGCAGACGCTCCAGAAAGCACAGCAGACTGCCGACGAACAGGAGCAGAAGGAACTGGTCTACCGGCTCGAAGAGTACCTCGTCGAGAACGCCATCCAGGTCGACCTGGCCTACACCAGCAAACTCGCGGCGTGGGACGAGTCGGTCTCCGGCTACGGACTCGGATCGTTCGCCTCGGAGATGCGCTCCGTCTCGAAGGACGCCTGA
- a CDS encoding ABC transporter ATP-binding protein — protein MSTDAVLEVKNLETRFYTEEGVVEAVDGNSFTLEEGEMLGIVGESGSGKSVTAMSIMGLIDDPGRIEAGEILYRGDDLLQKSNREMRRIRGNDISMVFQDPMTSLNPVFTVGSQISRIVQKHMGLSKAAARERTIQLLEDVGIPEAEGRVDDYPHQFSGGMRQRVLIAMAISCDPDVLIADEPTTALDVTIEAQIFELLEDLQAKYGMSVILITHDLGVVAGTCDRVAVVYAGNIVERATVTELFESPRHPYTRGLMRSIPKLRRDEEQLTPIEGKIPDLAALPSGCSFHPRCEHATEDCRQVDPELREIAPGRQAACLNAYGYDREGPDGHASSRATTDGGVTDE, from the coding sequence ATGAGCACTGACGCCGTCCTCGAGGTCAAGAACCTCGAGACCCGGTTCTACACCGAGGAGGGCGTCGTCGAAGCGGTCGACGGCAACTCCTTCACCCTGGAGGAGGGTGAGATGCTGGGCATCGTCGGCGAGTCCGGATCCGGCAAGAGTGTCACCGCGATGTCGATCATGGGACTCATCGACGACCCCGGTCGCATCGAAGCCGGCGAGATTCTGTACCGCGGCGACGACCTCCTGCAGAAGAGCAACAGGGAGATGCGACGCATCCGCGGGAACGACATCTCGATGGTGTTCCAGGACCCGATGACGTCGCTGAACCCCGTCTTCACCGTCGGGAGCCAGATCTCCCGCATCGTCCAGAAACACATGGGGTTGTCGAAGGCCGCCGCCCGCGAGCGCACGATCCAACTGCTCGAAGACGTGGGCATCCCCGAAGCAGAGGGACGAGTCGACGACTACCCACACCAGTTCTCCGGCGGGATGCGACAGCGCGTCCTCATCGCGATGGCCATCTCCTGTGACCCCGACGTCCTCATCGCCGACGAACCCACGACGGCACTGGACGTGACCATCGAGGCGCAGATATTCGAACTCCTCGAAGACTTGCAGGCGAAGTACGGGATGAGCGTCATCCTCATCACCCACGACCTCGGGGTCGTGGCCGGGACCTGTGACAGGGTCGCGGTCGTCTACGCCGGCAACATCGTCGAGCGTGCGACCGTGACCGAACTGTTCGAGTCGCCGAGACACCCGTACACGCGCGGGTTGATGCGGTCGATTCCGAAGCTTCGCCGCGACGAGGAGCAACTCACGCCCATCGAGGGGAAGATTCCCGACCTGGCAGCCCTCCCATCGGGGTGTTCGTTCCACCCACGGTGTGAACACGCGACCGAGGACTGTCGGCAGGTCGACCCCGAACTCCGGGAGATCGCCCCCGGCCGCCAGGCGGCGTGTCTCAACGCCTACGGCTACGACCGGGAGGGACCCGACGGGCACGCATCGAGCAGAGCGACCACAGACGGAGGTGTGACCGATGAGTGA
- a CDS encoding TrmB family transcriptional regulator, with protein MDRDTLKQALENADLTGYEADAYLTLVDHGRLAAVDVAKKSGVPTSQVYDTLRSLETKGFVETIDQDRLHAEPSDPVDILTHLRERGELFSDAAEELENRWEEPDLTDHRVGVVKHAETVLEHARSEIRDAEVGVEVALTADQFDSLQTDLYKAANRGVVVHVAIYYEPDLERRAASWDLPKTGLEMRVVNIPGPFLAVLDRHRTFFAPNSRAKEDYGILINDDILSFINHWYFQTCLWYAWDPVSSTQQTPKTYISLKEFIRDITPLHHDGADIAVTISGIDTTTREYRTVTGTLTDIYYPDVFVDETPSLERLSTYAIVWIDTGDDVLSVGGWGAVYEDIEAQKLTLEAVSFDGVAQS; from the coding sequence ATGGACCGCGACACGCTCAAGCAGGCGCTCGAAAACGCCGACCTCACTGGGTACGAGGCCGACGCGTATCTGACGCTCGTCGACCACGGTCGCCTCGCTGCCGTCGATGTCGCGAAGAAGTCGGGGGTGCCGACCTCACAGGTGTACGATACGCTTCGCTCGCTGGAGACGAAGGGGTTCGTCGAGACGATCGACCAGGACCGACTGCACGCGGAACCGTCCGACCCCGTCGATATCCTCACGCACCTGCGCGAACGGGGGGAGTTGTTCAGCGACGCCGCCGAGGAACTCGAGAACCGCTGGGAGGAACCGGACCTCACGGACCACCGGGTCGGGGTCGTCAAACACGCCGAGACGGTCCTCGAGCACGCCCGGTCGGAGATTCGCGACGCGGAGGTCGGGGTCGAAGTCGCGCTGACCGCCGACCAGTTCGACTCGCTCCAGACTGATCTGTACAAAGCGGCCAACCGTGGCGTCGTCGTCCACGTCGCCATCTACTACGAACCGGATCTCGAGCGCCGCGCGGCGTCCTGGGACCTCCCGAAGACGGGCCTGGAGATGCGCGTCGTCAACATTCCCGGCCCGTTTCTCGCCGTTCTCGACCGGCATCGGACGTTCTTCGCTCCCAACTCACGGGCCAAAGAGGACTACGGCATCCTCATCAACGACGACATCCTCTCCTTTATCAACCACTGGTACTTCCAGACCTGTCTCTGGTACGCCTGGGACCCGGTGTCGTCGACCCAGCAGACGCCGAAGACCTACATCAGTCTCAAGGAGTTCATCCGCGACATCACCCCACTGCACCACGACGGAGCGGACATCGCCGTGACCATCTCGGGGATCGACACGACGACACGCGAGTATCGCACCGTCACCGGGACACTCACCGACATCTACTACCCCGACGTGTTCGTCGACGAGACGCCGTCGCTCGAACGACTCTCGACGTACGCAATCGTGTGGATCGACACGGGCGACGACGTTCTGTCCGTCGGTGGCTGGGGGGCGGTCTACGAGGACATCGAGGCGCAAAAACTGACACTCGAGGCGGTCTCGTTCGACGGCGTCGCTCAGTCGTAG
- a CDS encoding ABC transporter permease — MSLWRYVLKRLLLIVPVLFGVSVLIFGMMHLAPGGPAAVLLGPLQNEQIIQEIRRNLGLNQPFYVQYWRWASSAVQGDLGNSWTVQQGTPVTTLISERLLLTFELALLSEILAVSIGIPAGIIGAVYQNRSADHLSRIGALAGISIPNFWLGIVLIMVFGVTLGFEWGIGGWVSPFDDPVSNLQNLLLPVIALGTAHAAIIQRMTRSEMLETLNQDYVRTARAMGISEREVILKDATKNALIPVVTVIGISIGGLLNGAVLTETVFNLPGLGKLLILAISRRDYRVIQALILFIACVFVFANLAVDIMYAYLNPRIREGGE, encoded by the coding sequence ATGAGTCTCTGGAGGTACGTCCTGAAGCGCCTGCTTCTGATCGTGCCCGTGCTGTTCGGCGTGAGCGTCCTCATCTTCGGGATGATGCATCTCGCACCGGGTGGACCGGCGGCGGTGCTCCTCGGTCCGCTCCAGAACGAGCAGATCATCCAGGAGATTCGCCGGAATCTCGGCTTGAACCAGCCCTTCTACGTACAGTACTGGCGCTGGGCGAGCAGTGCCGTCCAGGGAGACCTCGGTAACTCGTGGACCGTCCAGCAGGGGACGCCGGTCACGACACTGATCAGCGAGCGACTCCTCCTCACCTTCGAACTGGCGTTGCTGAGTGAGATCCTCGCGGTGTCGATCGGCATCCCGGCCGGCATCATCGGTGCCGTCTACCAGAACCGGTCGGCGGACCACCTCTCGCGGATCGGCGCGCTGGCCGGCATCTCGATCCCGAACTTCTGGCTCGGCATCGTCCTCATCATGGTGTTCGGCGTGACGCTCGGCTTCGAGTGGGGTATCGGCGGGTGGGTCTCACCTTTCGACGACCCCGTGAGCAACCTGCAGAACCTGCTGCTCCCGGTCATCGCGTTGGGGACGGCCCACGCCGCGATCATCCAGCGGATGACGCGCTCGGAGATGCTGGAGACGCTGAATCAAGACTACGTTCGGACGGCCCGCGCCATGGGGATCAGCGAGCGCGAGGTCATCCTGAAGGACGCGACGAAGAACGCACTCATCCCGGTCGTCACCGTCATCGGGATCAGCATCGGTGGCCTGCTGAACGGGGCCGTGCTCACCGAGACGGTGTTCAACCTGCCCGGCCTCGGGAAGTTGCTCATCCTGGCGATCAGCCGACGCGACTACAGGGTGATCCAGGCGCTGATCCTGTTCATCGCGTGTGTGTTCGTCTTCGCGAACCTCGCAGTGGACATCATGTACGCGTATCTCAACCCACGAATCCGTGAGGGAGGCGAATAG
- a CDS encoding ABC transporter permease has product MATQNQTDATQSEPVQEHRSQFQQFWREFKRNKLSLVGALIIGLALFAAIFAPVVAPHDPATQYEAPDGERNPLPPGSTVFTETETAELGAPVTAYLGTDNHGRDLLSRMIFGLRTLMVIALGVIAFGLSIGATIGAVAGYLSDTWIDETLMRVMDILLSFPSLILAIAIVGTLGVGETDYGWIAVPNLAKIIFVIGISRVPSFARVMRGAVIKEMEEDYVDAAEALGAGDTHILVRDVLPNTIPIVVVQATLYMATAVLAAAGLSFLGLGLQPPTASLGLILSNARSYIYSGHWWFPLFPGLVLMIVILGFNLLGDGLRDALDPRYSEEGANEH; this is encoded by the coding sequence ATGGCGACACAGAACCAGACCGACGCGACCCAGAGCGAGCCGGTACAGGAACACCGATCACAGTTCCAGCAGTTCTGGCGGGAGTTCAAGCGGAACAAACTCTCGCTCGTCGGCGCGCTCATCATCGGTCTCGCCCTCTTCGCGGCGATATTCGCTCCGGTCGTCGCACCACACGATCCGGCGACCCAGTACGAGGCACCCGACGGCGAGCGGAACCCGTTGCCGCCGGGGTCTACCGTCTTCACCGAGACGGAGACGGCAGAACTCGGCGCACCGGTGACGGCGTACCTCGGCACGGACAATCACGGACGCGATCTGCTGTCGCGGATGATCTTCGGGCTCAGGACACTCATGGTGATCGCCCTCGGGGTGATCGCCTTCGGCCTGTCCATCGGTGCGACGATCGGTGCCGTCGCGGGGTATCTGAGCGACACGTGGATCGACGAGACGCTGATGCGCGTGATGGACATCCTGCTCTCGTTCCCGAGTCTCATCCTGGCGATAGCTATCGTCGGGACACTCGGTGTCGGCGAGACGGACTACGGCTGGATCGCGGTGCCGAACCTGGCGAAGATCATCTTCGTCATCGGCATCTCGCGGGTGCCGAGTTTCGCTCGCGTGATGCGCGGTGCCGTCATCAAGGAGATGGAGGAGGACTACGTCGACGCCGCCGAGGCACTCGGCGCGGGCGACACGCACATCCTCGTCCGGGACGTGCTTCCGAACACGATCCCCATCGTCGTCGTGCAGGCGACGCTGTACATGGCGACGGCGGTTCTCGCCGCCGCAGGACTCTCGTTTCTCGGCCTCGGTCTCCAGCCACCGACGGCGAGTCTCGGACTCATCCTGTCGAACGCACGGAGTTACATCTACAGTGGCCACTGGTGGTTCCCACTGTTCCCCGGACTGGTGCTCATGATCGTCATCCTCGGGTTCAACCTATTGGGTGACGGTCTTCGTGACGCGCTCGACCCCCGGTACTCGGAGGAGGGTGCCAATGAGCACTGA
- a CDS encoding MATE family efflux transporter — translation MAELLRRLTDTWREIASLSWPIAVQQLLNTLMRSVDVVVTGVFSPAAVAAIGLADLYAQIPFRIGRALGTGAIAISSQDTASGAIESRDQAVTQAMLIGVLVGLPIVLVGVTVTDVLIEVLGADRDVVRMAAQYLSILFVVAPLRIVAIVGARALQGTGDTRTPMIVNGLANALNIVATVGLGLGLWGLPRLGIVGVGAATAISRGFEALSIVGLFVSDRIDLSLVRPTNPVVTRQLFTVGLPNFAEGMSTSLASFPFNAILLVFGTEVNAAYHVGRRIYQQLAGPLYRSYSVAASILVGKSLGSGEPVEARFVGGAVSALSVLTVGLVGVSLVAAAGPLSAVFTDDPETLRYAVAFTRISGVSMLFFGLFFPLAGALQGAGDTRTPFYARFTGTMVFMLGASYLVGIRLGYGLPGIYAGIVLTYAWWALVACVGFLWGDWAEGATRMMDARR, via the coding sequence ATGGCAGAGTTGCTACGTCGCCTCACCGACACGTGGCGGGAGATCGCCTCGCTGTCGTGGCCGATCGCCGTTCAGCAACTGCTCAACACGCTCATGCGGTCCGTCGACGTCGTCGTCACCGGAGTCTTCTCACCCGCCGCCGTCGCCGCGATCGGGTTGGCGGACCTCTACGCGCAGATCCCGTTTCGGATCGGTCGCGCTCTCGGGACGGGTGCTATCGCGATCTCGAGCCAGGACACCGCGAGTGGTGCGATCGAGAGCCGGGATCAAGCGGTCACGCAGGCCATGCTCATCGGGGTCCTCGTCGGCCTGCCGATTGTCCTCGTCGGAGTGACGGTCACGGACGTCCTGATCGAGGTCCTCGGGGCGGACCGCGACGTCGTCCGGATGGCGGCGCAGTACCTCTCGATCCTCTTCGTTGTCGCCCCGCTCCGGATCGTCGCGATCGTCGGTGCCCGAGCGTTGCAGGGAACGGGGGACACGCGGACACCGATGATCGTGAACGGACTCGCCAACGCGCTCAACATCGTCGCCACCGTCGGACTGGGACTCGGCCTCTGGGGCCTGCCGAGACTCGGCATCGTCGGCGTGGGGGCTGCGACTGCGATCAGTCGTGGCTTCGAGGCGCTGTCGATCGTCGGCCTGTTCGTGAGCGACCGGATCGACCTCTCTCTCGTCCGACCGACGAACCCGGTCGTCACGAGACAACTGTTCACGGTCGGCCTCCCGAACTTCGCGGAAGGGATGAGCACCTCGCTCGCGAGTTTCCCGTTCAACGCGATCCTGCTCGTCTTCGGGACCGAAGTCAACGCGGCGTACCACGTCGGGCGACGGATCTACCAGCAACTCGCAGGACCACTCTACCGATCGTACAGTGTGGCGGCGAGTATCCTCGTCGGGAAGTCGCTGGGGTCGGGAGAGCCGGTGGAAGCCCGATTCGTCGGCGGTGCGGTGTCCGCACTGAGTGTCCTCACGGTCGGATTGGTCGGGGTGTCGTTGGTCGCCGCCGCGGGACCGCTGTCGGCCGTGTTCACCGACGACCCCGAGACGCTCCGGTACGCCGTCGCCTTCACTCGGATCTCGGGCGTCTCGATGCTGTTCTTCGGGCTCTTCTTCCCGCTGGCGGGTGCACTGCAGGGCGCGGGTGACACACGAACCCCCTTCTACGCCCGGTTCACCGGGACGATGGTGTTCATGCTGGGGGCGAGTTACCTCGTGGGGATCCGACTCGGCTACGGCCTCCCGGGTATCTACGCGGGTATCGTTCTCACGTACGCGTGGTGGGCACTCGTCGCGTGTGTCGGGTTCCTCTGGGGAGACTGGGCCGAGGGGGCGACCCGGATGATGGACGCACGCAGGTAA
- a CDS encoding IclR family transcriptional regulator — protein MSSTKTKPLKSLRSASEVIEYLKRSGGAGVTEVANELSLPKSTAHVYLTSLEEIGYAVNRDGTYHIGMRFLDIGENARSEQLIYQVGREEVDRLAEETGELASMMIPEHGRGVYLYRKRGAQAMPMKSHIGKHVDLHCRASGKAILSKLPTDRVDEIIDETGLVAHTERTITDRDELVRELETVSRQGYAVNDGEVRKGLRCIGAPVTRDGEVVGALSVSGPVGRIHDERFEEEIPEMVKNAANIVEITVSYS, from the coding sequence ATGTCCAGCACCAAGACGAAGCCACTCAAATCGCTCCGTTCGGCGTCGGAGGTCATCGAGTACCTGAAACGGTCGGGTGGGGCGGGCGTCACGGAGGTCGCGAACGAGCTGTCCCTGCCGAAGAGTACGGCACACGTGTACCTCACCTCACTGGAGGAGATCGGATACGCCGTGAACCGGGACGGGACGTACCACATCGGGATGCGGTTCCTGGACATCGGAGAGAACGCGCGGTCGGAGCAGCTCATCTACCAGGTCGGCCGTGAGGAGGTCGACAGACTCGCCGAGGAGACCGGGGAGCTCGCGAGTATGATGATCCCGGAGCACGGACGCGGTGTCTACCTCTACCGGAAGCGTGGTGCGCAGGCCATGCCGATGAAGTCGCACATCGGGAAGCACGTCGATCTGCACTGTCGGGCTTCCGGGAAGGCGATCCTCTCGAAACTCCCGACCGACCGCGTCGATGAGATCATCGACGAGACCGGCCTCGTCGCCCACACCGAGAGAACGATCACCGACCGCGACGAACTCGTGCGCGAACTGGAGACGGTCTCGCGTCAGGGCTACGCCGTGAACGACGGCGAGGTGCGGAAGGGGCTCCGGTGCATCGGGGCCCCGGTCACGAGAGACGGTGAGGTCGTCGGAGCCCTCAGCGTCTCGGGTCCGGTCGGTCGTATCCACGACGAACGCTTCGAGGAGGAGATCCCCGAGATGGTCAAGAACGCGGCGAACATCGTCGAGATTACCGTCTCCTACTCGTGA
- a CDS encoding creatininase family protein, which produces MTVSLDYEDYDLGSMTWEDAETAIDDADFVVLPTGAIEQHSLHLPVSVDTLRAENLTRELVTAAPDRGLSMLRLPTLPFGYSEHHMPRAGTLTLLPDTYQKVVRELGSSISEHGAERLLIVNCHGGNSAPLKLAGDRLQREHDIEVYLVDWTSYAREQLNERFGENWSHAGPHETSVTELYHPDLVKADEKVNQERKASFNARQYTWYTDLTVQGGRGDPRDSDAEFMEQVVADTTERILDALEEDLEQSTDGVQTLQRSSDDE; this is translated from the coding sequence ATGACCGTCTCGCTGGACTACGAAGACTACGACCTCGGGAGCATGACGTGGGAGGACGCCGAGACGGCCATCGACGACGCGGACTTCGTCGTCCTGCCGACGGGTGCCATCGAGCAACACTCGTTGCACCTTCCGGTCTCTGTCGACACGCTCCGCGCGGAGAACCTGACCCGGGAGTTGGTCACGGCGGCACCGGACCGTGGGCTGTCGATGCTCCGGCTTCCCACACTCCCCTTCGGATACTCCGAACACCACATGCCCCGTGCGGGGACGCTGACGCTGCTCCCGGACACGTACCAGAAGGTCGTCCGGGAACTGGGGTCGTCCATCTCCGAACACGGGGCCGAGCGACTGCTGATCGTGAACTGCCACGGCGGGAACAGTGCGCCCCTGAAGCTCGCGGGTGACCGACTCCAGCGCGAACACGACATCGAGGTGTACCTCGTCGACTGGACGTCCTACGCTCGCGAGCAGTTGAACGAGCGGTTCGGTGAGAACTGGAGTCACGCCGGCCCCCACGAGACGAGCGTCACCGAACTCTACCACCCGGACCTCGTGAAAGCCGACGAGAAGGTGAACCAGGAACGGAAAGCGTCGTTCAACGCCCGGCAGTACACGTGGTACACCGACTTGACCGTGCAGGGTGGCCGGGGTGACCCGCGCGACTCCGACGCGGAGTTCATGGAACAGGTCGTGGCGGACACGACCGAGCGCATCCTCGACGCCCTCGAGGAGGACCTCGAACAATCGACCGACGGGGTGCAGACCCTGCAGCGCTCGTCCGACGACGAGTAG
- a CDS encoding ABC transporter ATP-binding protein yields MSEQDPILEVENLTKHFVQNDGVLDRLLGADKTVKAVQDISFDIDPGETVGLVGESGSGKSTTARSILHLDRPTSGTVTYDGTDLTELSSKELKRFRKRIQIVFQDPASSLNRRKSVGQIIRQPMKVHGLYKGERTERVEELMEQVGLSPEYSNRYPHEFSGGQRQRVGIARALAVEPEFLVCDEPVSALDVSIQAQILNLLEELQVEYDLTILFIAHDLSVIRHVCDRVAVMYLGEIVEVAETEQLFSSPQHPYTRALLEAIPEPDPELARQRKPLSGEVPSPIDPPSGCSFHPRCPNATEECRSVDPDLTQVEGATDGHAAACIHAETFEPDSGITLESSMGDRYAPENFLHADGPGPRSVEPAEELENTEASE; encoded by the coding sequence ATGAGTGAACAAGATCCGATCCTCGAAGTCGAGAACCTGACGAAACACTTTGTCCAGAACGACGGTGTGCTGGACCGCCTCCTCGGTGCGGACAAGACGGTCAAGGCGGTCCAGGACATCTCGTTCGACATCGATCCCGGCGAGACGGTCGGACTCGTCGGCGAGTCCGGGTCGGGGAAGTCGACGACCGCCCGGAGTATTCTCCACCTCGACCGACCGACCAGCGGGACCGTCACCTACGACGGGACCGACCTCACGGAACTCTCCAGTAAAGAACTCAAACGCTTCCGAAAGCGGATCCAGATCGTGTTCCAGGACCCGGCGTCGAGTCTCAATCGACGCAAGAGCGTGGGCCAGATCATCCGCCAACCGATGAAGGTCCACGGCCTCTACAAGGGAGAACGCACCGAACGGGTCGAAGAACTCATGGAACAGGTCGGGCTGTCTCCGGAGTACTCGAACCGCTACCCACACGAGTTCTCCGGGGGCCAGCGTCAGCGTGTCGGCATCGCGCGGGCACTCGCGGTGGAACCGGAGTTCCTCGTCTGTGACGAGCCGGTCTCCGCCCTCGACGTGTCCATCCAGGCACAGATTCTCAACCTGCTCGAAGAACTGCAGGTGGAGTACGACCTCACGATCCTGTTCATCGCACACGACCTCTCCGTCATCAGGCACGTGTGCGACCGGGTCGCAGTCATGTACCTCGGGGAGATCGTCGAGGTCGCAGAGACCGAACAGTTGTTCTCGAGCCCTCAGCACCCCTACACGAGAGCGTTGCTCGAAGCGATCCCGGAACCGGATCCGGAACTCGCTCGCCAGCGGAAACCACTCTCGGGAGAGGTCCCCTCGCCGATCGACCCACCGTCCGGGTGTTCGTTCCACCCACGGTGCCCCAACGCAACCGAGGAGTGTCGCTCTGTCGACCCGGACCTCACCCAGGTGGAGGGGGCGACCGACGGGCACGCGGCCGCCTGTATCCACGCGGAGACCTTCGAACCCGACAGCGGGATCACCCTCGAATCGTCGATGGGCGACCGGTACGCACCGGAGAACTTCCTCCACGCAGACGGGCCCGGTCCTCGGTCGGTCGAACCCGCCGAGGAACTGGAGAACACGGAGGCGAGCGAATGA